The Apium graveolens cultivar Ventura chromosome 3, ASM990537v1, whole genome shotgun sequence sequence AGAAATGGGCAAAAACACAATGAAAAAGGGGATACTCTCCACTGAGATGATTACCCTATATTCTATAATACAATATGATTAACACAAGCTTAAATATTACTTAAACAATTGCTAATGCTTTTCACACTACTGTGTTTTTGTATTATATGCATATGCTTATGACGTTATTATAACTACTGACCTTTCCGGATGTCATGACTCATGATACAATGACAGTGTTACTGCTTTAAAGCATGAAAATGAGATTGTACTGAGACGTATCAACTCATTCTATCTGGAATCTAACAATGATTAAGACCTGGCCGGAAAAATATAGTTAGAAAACAATTGGAAGAGTACGAATAGGCATCGAATTTTATTCCTAAACAACGACAAAAACCCATCAAAAAATACAATGACATCAGCTAAAAACTTTGGATTTTTTTGAAAGCTTTAAAGGCCAAATTATGTTGGAATCTAAATCTGAGTACATGAGGTAACTGTTAGATACAGGCGCACAACCAGACCACTACGAACTATCTTTGGTCTATACCATatacataatgcttcatccgcACACTAGATAACTATTGCATTCGCAAATTTTACTATGGGACCTTCACCCCTACCCCGATGCCAAAACAAAAATGAGAGAAAAGGAGATAGCATGAAGGATGGTGCAAATGTAGAACTAGTAATAACACAGCAATACACaaaattaatcaagctaaacaAAGAAGACATTTTCCTATTGATTTGTTTCCATGCTATTGGTGTGTTACCTCTTTAGCTTCTCCCATTAGTTCTTCACCTAATTTCTTCAGCAATAATACGGTCTTTGGAGTAGATTTCCACATCAACATCTGCTGCTGGGTGCTAGGATGAGTGAAGGCCAGGGAAGATTCAGTTACCTTTTCTCTAGAGCACGAAAATCCATCTGTACGGACCAAGAACATCTCTGCTTTTTTTCTTGACTGCACTCTCACGACACCTGTTGCCGAAACACACATATTTCCTTCAATAAGCTCCAATCCATCATTTTGGGAGGGCACAGTGCCCGCAGACTTATTCATTCGATCAGTGGACATAGTTAAAGATATGTTACTTTTATTTAACCCATTGGTTACTCTAATCTGATCATCAGTTTTCTTTGTGGTATATATATCATCATGGGGTGCATTTGACTTGGGCTCAGGGGACTGATATGCATAACCTTGACCACCTCCCCTGTGAGTCCCATTAGTAACAAGATTCACATTATCAACTACTGAACCATTTGAACTTCCTCTTTTCTGGTTTATAGATTCAAAATTGGTCTGACTATTTTCGGTTCTTAAACTTGTCCCGTTATAATTCCCTCTTGAACCACACAAATCCATCCATCTTTGCCGTTTATAATTGAAGTAGCTGGCTGGTGAGACCTTTTTGTTTTTGAAATGCTGAGACATTGACTTTCTGGATAAAACATTAGAAGGAGGTAACTGAGACTCAAAAGGTTTCATATCACTGAAGgcatcaatcatcaaatcatttcTGTTATCAATCGTCTTCAAAATTGGGATGTTGTCAAAAAGCTCGTTGTCGGAGTAGTTTAttttatcagaagttgaagaGACCTCCTTGTTAAGGTTTCCAGTGGAACTGTAGCTTGTCTTCGAAGTAACTTCCCCCGGCCCATGCTTATTATTTAGTGCATCTTCTTTTAACTTTAATGACATCTGCAGATTTTTCATTTCAGTAACATCACCTGACACAATGCCATTGGATAATGCTGCTTTATTAGCAGGAAACTGGGAGCTGTAGTGAGTCATATATTGCCTCCATCTAGAGATCATAGCAGAAGTTCTCCAAACTCCTTCCTTACTGTGAAGATAAATGGGCTTTTTTCTTGATTCAGATACCAACGACGAAAACTTTTGAACCTGTTCCATTGTAGGAGCAGTACCAACTACAACTGGAAGTTTAACCAATTCGACTTTCTGAGATGAAACTGCTTCATCTAACACGGCTTGATAGAAATGGTCCTTTACAGCCTCTTCTCTCAGGTCTACAATTGTTTTGAATCCTTTGTCTAAGAGCCACTTTAGACTTTCTTCAGTTAATTGGCTACCTCTATAAAATGCAATCTCAGAACCTTCAGATTCTATATCTTCTTTTAAAGTGGACAAATAAACTGGATTCCAGTTAGCAAACAATGTATGACACGGCGAACCATCCTGTCGGGGATAACCAGAATCATAGCAAACGTTTTTTAGTCTTTGCAGTTTTCTCCATAAACCCACTCTTTCGATATCATTAGGTGTGAGATAGTCTTCAAGAGCAACATGTAAGCTCTCACAATACCTTTTCATCTCAGTTCTAAAACTAGCAAGAGGTGGGAGCTTATCTTCTGATATATCTACATCAGAAATGCTAAATGATGCGGCCATAGATGATCTTCCAGAAAGAACATCTTCCCTTCCTTTGTTTAGAAGACATATCATACAACCAAGAACAGACACAATTTTATCTTCCAATAATGGTTTATC is a genomic window containing:
- the LOC141712261 gene encoding NAD kinase 2, chloroplastic-like isoform X2; translation: MASSCSWSCHLLLINTTPSLHFKIGKNPHNRSFQRRRFEFVVSAQLTNHFSATVGLDSKLPWIGPVPGDIAEVEAYCRIFRAAERLHNAFMKTLCNPVTGECSVSYGFPSEDKPLLEDKIVSVLGCMICLLNKGREDVLSGRSSMAASFSISDVDISEDKLPPLASFRTEMKRYCESLHVALEDYLTPNDIERVGLWRKLQRLKNVCYDSGYPRQDGSPCHTLFANWNPVYLSTLKEDIESEGSEIAFYRGSQLTEESLKWLLDKGFKTIVDLREEAVKDHFYQAVLDEAVSSQKVELVKLPVVVGTAPTMEQVQKFSSLVSESRKKPIYLHSKEGVWRTSAMISRWRQYMTHYSSQFPANKAALSNGIVSGDVTEMKNLQMSLKLKEDALNNKHGPGEVTSKTSYSSTGNLNKEVSSTSDKINYSDNELFDNIPILKTIDNRNDLMIDAFSDMKPFESQLPPSNVLSRKSMSQHFKNKKVSPASYFNYKRQRWMDLCGSRGNYNGTSLRTENSQTNFESINQKRGSSNGSVVDNVNLVTNGTHRGGGQGYAYQSPEPKSNAPHDDIYTTKKTDDQIRVTNGLNKSNISLTMSTDRMNKSAGTVPSQNDGLELIEGNMCVSATGVVRVQSRKKAEMFLVRTDGFSCSREKVTESSLAFTHPSTQQQMLMWKSTPKTVLLLKKLGEELMGEAKEVASFLYHQEKMNVLVEPEVHDIFSRIPGFGFVQTFYSHDTSDLHERVDFVACLGGDGVILHGSNLFRGAVPPFVSFNLGSLGFLTSHIFADYRQDLKQVIHGNNTMDGVYITLRLRLRCEIFRNGKSVPGKVFDVLNEIVVDRGSNPYLSKIECFEHDRLITKVQADGVIVATPTGSTAYSTAAGGSMVHPNVPCMLFTPICPHSLSFRPVILPDSARLELKIPKDARSNAWVSFDGKRRQQLSRGDSVRISMSQHPLPTVNKHDQTGDWFRSLIRCLNWNERLDQKAL
- the LOC141712261 gene encoding NAD kinase 2, chloroplastic-like isoform X1; its protein translation is MASSCSWSCHLLLINTTPSLHFKIGKNPHNRSFQRRRFEFVVSAQLTNHFSATVGLDSKSNNISQLPWIGPVPGDIAEVEAYCRIFRAAERLHNAFMKTLCNPVTGECSVSYGFPSEDKPLLEDKIVSVLGCMICLLNKGREDVLSGRSSMAASFSISDVDISEDKLPPLASFRTEMKRYCESLHVALEDYLTPNDIERVGLWRKLQRLKNVCYDSGYPRQDGSPCHTLFANWNPVYLSTLKEDIESEGSEIAFYRGSQLTEESLKWLLDKGFKTIVDLREEAVKDHFYQAVLDEAVSSQKVELVKLPVVVGTAPTMEQVQKFSSLVSESRKKPIYLHSKEGVWRTSAMISRWRQYMTHYSSQFPANKAALSNGIVSGDVTEMKNLQMSLKLKEDALNNKHGPGEVTSKTSYSSTGNLNKEVSSTSDKINYSDNELFDNIPILKTIDNRNDLMIDAFSDMKPFESQLPPSNVLSRKSMSQHFKNKKVSPASYFNYKRQRWMDLCGSRGNYNGTSLRTENSQTNFESINQKRGSSNGSVVDNVNLVTNGTHRGGGQGYAYQSPEPKSNAPHDDIYTTKKTDDQIRVTNGLNKSNISLTMSTDRMNKSAGTVPSQNDGLELIEGNMCVSATGVVRVQSRKKAEMFLVRTDGFSCSREKVTESSLAFTHPSTQQQMLMWKSTPKTVLLLKKLGEELMGEAKEVASFLYHQEKMNVLVEPEVHDIFSRIPGFGFVQTFYSHDTSDLHERVDFVACLGGDGVILHGSNLFRGAVPPFVSFNLGSLGFLTSHIFADYRQDLKQVIHGNNTMDGVYITLRLRLRCEIFRNGKSVPGKVFDVLNEIVVDRGSNPYLSKIECFEHDRLITKVQADGVIVATPTGSTAYSTAAGGSMVHPNVPCMLFTPICPHSLSFRPVILPDSARLELKIPKDARSNAWVSFDGKRRQQLSRGDSVRISMSQHPLPTVNKHDQTGDWFRSLIRCLNWNERLDQKAL
- the LOC141712261 gene encoding NAD kinase 2, chloroplastic-like isoform X3 produces the protein MASSCSWSCHLLLINTTPSLHFKIGKNPHNRSFQRRRFEFVVSAQLTNHFSATVGLDSKSNNISQLPWIGPVPGDIAEVEAYCRIFRAAERLHNAFMKTLCNPVTGECSVSYGFPSEDKPLLEDKIVSVLGCMICLLNKGREDVLSGRSSMAASFSISDVDISEDKLPPLASFRTEMKRYCESLHVALEDYLTPNDIERVGLWRKLQRLKNVCYDSGYPRQDGSPCHTLFANWNPVYLSTLKEDIESEGSEIAFYRGSQLTEESLKWLLDKGFKTIVDLREEAVKDHFYQAVLDEAVSSQKVELVKLPVVVGTAPTMEQVQKFSSLVSESRKKPIYLHSKEGVWRTSAMISRWRQYMTHYSSQFPANKAALSNGIVSGDVTEMKNLQMSLKLKEDALNNKHGPGEVTSKTSYSSTGNLNKEVSSTSDKINYSDNELFDNIPILKTIDNRNDLMIDAFSDMKPFESQLPPSNVLSRKSMSQHFKNKKVSPASYFNYKRQRWMDLCGSRGNYNGTSLRTENSQTNFESINQKRGSSNGSVVDNVNLVTNGTHRGGGQGYAYQSPEPKSNAPHDDIYTTKKTDDQIRVTNGLNKSNISLTMSTDRMNKSAGTVPSQNDGLELIEGNMCVSATGVVRVQSRKKAEMFLVRTDGFSCSREKVTESSLAFTHPSTQQQMLMWKSTPKTVLLLKKLGEELMGEAKEVASFLYHQEKMNVLVEPEVHDIFSRIPGFGFVQTFYSHDTSDLHERVDFVACLGGDGVILHGSNLFRGAVPPFVSFNLGSLGFLTSHIFADYRQDLKQVIHGNNTMDGVYITLRLRLRCEIFRNGKSVPGKVFDVLNEIVVDRGSNPYLSKIECFEHDRLITKVQADGVIVATPTGSTAYSTAAGGSMVS
- the LOC141712261 gene encoding NAD kinase 2, chloroplastic-like isoform X4 — encoded protein: MASSCSWSCHLLLINTTPSLHFKIGKNPHNRSFQRRRFEFVVSAQLTNHFSATVGLDSKSNNISQLPWIGPVPGDIAEVEAYCRIFRAAERLHNAFMKTLCNPVTGECSVSYGFPSEDKPLLEDKIVSVLGCMICLLNKGREDVLSGRSSMAASFSISDVDISEDKLPPLASFRTEMKRYCESLHVALEDYLTPNDIERVGLWRKLQRLKNVCYDSGYPRQDGSPCHTLFANWNPVYLSTLKEDIESEGSEIAFYRGSQLTEESLKWLLDKGFKTIVDLREEAVKDHFYQAVLDEAVSSQKVELVKLPVVVGTAPTMEQVQKFSSLVSESRKKPIYLHSKEGVWRTSAMISRWRQYMTHYSSQFPANKAALSNGIVSGDVTEMKNLQMSLKLKEDALNNKHGPGEVTSKTSYSSTGNLNKEVSSTSDKINYSDNELFDNIPILKTIDNRNDLMIDAFSDMKPFESQLPPSNVLSRKSMSQHFKNKKVSPASYFNYKRQRWMDLCGSRGNYNGTSLRTENSQTNFESINQKRGSSNGSVVDNVNLVTNGTHRGGGQGYAYQSPEPKSNAPHDDIYTTKKTDDQIRVTNGLNKSNISLTMSTDRMNKSAGTVPSQNDGLELIEGNMCVSATGVVRVQSRKKAEMFLVRTDGFSCSREKVTESSLAFTHPSTQQQMLMWKSTPKTVLLLKKLGEELMGEAKEVASFLYHQEKMNVLVEPEVHDIFSRIPGFGFVQTFYSHDTSDLHERVDFVACLGGDGVILHGSNLFRGAVPPFVSFNLGSLGFLTSHIFADYRQDLKQVIHGNNTMDGVYITLRLRLRCEIFRNGKSVPGKVFDVLNEIVVDRGSNPYLSKIECFEHDRLITKVT